The nucleotide sequence CGATGCCGCAGTTTTTAATAACAAAGCGCGCTCATGACTTGCCTGGTTTTGATTTGCTTTAAACGCTTTGCATGCGCTAGAAATAGCTAACTCTACATGATTAACGTCAGCACAAGCCACACGTTGAATTAATTCACCATCGAAGGCGTTAGTTATGTCCATGGTGCGTTTGGCACCTTGCCACACGCCATCAATTAAAATGGTATCACTAGAGTAACTAAGACAGTTTTGTTTTTCGTTCAAAGACGTGACTAAAGCTTGCATATTAAGGTTTATCCTTTCTCAGAACTAAGTCATCATATTCACGAGAGTTTAATATTGCTTCTACGATAATTGGGCCGTCCCGATCAAAGGCAGATGTTAATGCCTGATCAAACTCATCAGGTGTAAAGGCTTTAACAACTGGCACGCCGAAAATATTGTCACCACCAATAGTGCCACGCTCTCTAATTGGAGTACCATAAATTGGGTTACTTTTCTTTTCTTGTTTAATGCGTATTAACGCCAAGTCATTATCGGTAAACAACACAAATACAATCTTAAGGTTTTCACGAACAGCAACAGCAAGCTCACCGGCGGTCATTAAAAATCCGCCATCGCCAACAACTGAACACACTTCGGTATCTGGATTATTTAATTTCACTGCAATTGCAGAAGGAATTGCAAAGCCCATCGCCGACCAACCGTTGGTCATAATTTGTTTGCCAAATGCTGGTGTCGGCCATTTCTGACCAATTAAGTGGATATGAGCACCAACATCACACGTCATAATGCCATCTTGTGGACATTTGTCTCGTAAGATATCTAACGCAGCACATGGTCCAAATGCCCCTTTTTGCGAAGTCATTTGCGCAAACATATCAGCTTTTCGAATTGCAATGGCCGGTAAATCCCAGTGTTTTTCGTTAAATTTACCTTTAACCAGTTGATCAATCGAGTACTTGATATCACCAATTACATCACAAGCTAAGGTGTATTCATTGGTGTCTAAGTCTGTAGCGACAATATCAACACTAACCAATGGCACATTCGGGATCCAATCTTCATAATTAAATTCGATTTCATCATAGCCAATACTTAACACTAAATCGGCTTGCTGATGCGTTTGACCAACAACATCACTTAATGCATGAAATAGTACGCCGGTATAGCATGGGTGAGACTCGGGGATCATACCTTTTGCCATCGGGCTTATCACCATAGGTACTTTGTATTTTTCAGCGAAATTTATAATTTGCTCATCAATACCACTTGTTACTGCGCGCATGCCTAATGCAATGACAGGCTTTTTCGACTCTGCAAATAATAGCTGCATCTGTTTAATTAATGCTTTATCGGCTTTGTTGGCACCAGGAACTGGATAAGGCTTAATATCTTGCTCTTCGGTTAATTCAGCACTCATACCAGCAGGTAAGCCAACATGAACGGGTCCTGGT is from Thalassotalea crassostreae and encodes:
- a CDS encoding thiamine pyrophosphate-binding protein, with translation MSKKLVAQQVVDALKDLGVKHVFGVPSGGWVDYMEAMRKTDGIDFILATHEGGAGFMADVCGRVTGVPGVCFGTFGPGATNLATGVGSAYLDRSPMIALTDEMAPNKRDRIVQMNVDHQALFAPITKKTTRLEADKVREIIFDAAKVALEGVPGPVHVGLPAGMSAELTEEQDIKPYPVPGANKADKALIKQMQLLFAESKKPVIALGMRAVTSGIDEQIINFAEKYKVPMVISPMAKGMIPESHPCYTGVLFHALSDVVGQTHQQADLVLSIGYDEIEFNYEDWIPNVPLVSVDIVATDLDTNEYTLACDVIGDIKYSIDQLVKGKFNEKHWDLPAIAIRKADMFAQMTSQKGAFGPCAALDILRDKCPQDGIMTCDVGAHIHLIGQKWPTPAFGKQIMTNGWSAMGFAIPSAIAVKLNNPDTEVCSVVGDGGFLMTAGELAVAVRENLKIVFVLFTDNDLALIRIKQEKKSNPIYGTPIRERGTIGGDNIFGVPVVKAFTPDEFDQALTSAFDRDGPIIVEAILNSREYDDLVLRKDKP